One stretch of Psilocybe cubensis strain MGC-MH-2018 chromosome 6, whole genome shotgun sequence DNA includes these proteins:
- a CDS encoding ATP-binding cassette transporter abc4: protein MVRAILQGSVELEPPSVQHFLWQSESDAMPATSTFLNQVDTSWVHELTSGRLMQLRLEEDTWNNTLYIPVLATGISATIILLQAALRLLFKGDEVSSKTAGDETIFPPDISGRLARYIKSLGGPVVCSFKVARLLGCLALFAFSLVTLIIEKEGRCNFPGIAVAVTSWYTSLLAAASLVPNSWSKHFTRHNICVLLTLVGVYGYRDIWPLATYTDVPMDAAEGWLLWAKIVISTITAILIPLFIPTEYVPIDPKNPMQVPNPEQTASLFSFLVYEFLTPIIMEASRVSHLSHTQLPALADYDYSSHLTEKAFPHLDPFRGAKRHLGIGLIQVYSWEFSAMAISIVIQVLAGFLSPLALNRILVTLETGGDDNYIRPWLWVACLFLGPFIVSICFQAYVFYGTQTLARTRAVLTELVFEHSLRIRFKAETSGDGEKESASAIATPRPESIVSESGEGSSNGDSNETQSVQTATESSTAKGKAKDTSQANAPTAAPAPEAKKKDNLVGKINTLVTVDVDNIINAKDFLMIFLQVPLELILALAFLYIVLGWSAFVGFASIVALLPVPGYLAAKIQTIQKTKLDMTDARVETVTETVGVLRMIKLFGWEKRMSQIVAEKRDEELRWLWNEKMIGLLNDIINFAIPTVTMVITYAAYTTIMGKSLNASKIFSSMVVFDIIRNLLHRSSYMFTQTLKGKVSLDRIGNFLRETELLDDFEEEKTQSIVPPSQHDENLIGFKNATFAWSKEEENGTQTPSARSFRLRIEGDLLFKRGCINLIVGPTGSGKTSVLMALLGEMHFIPSAVDSWYNLPRGGGIAYAAQQSWVQNETIRDNILFGSPYDEQRYNKVIQQCALKRDLELFEAGDQTEVGEKGLTLSGGQKARVTLARAIYSSAEIILLDDILAALDVHTSKSIVEDCLKGDLIRGRTVLLVTHNVALTSPVADNIITVGLDGYARAVGNDISIALAVDPTLAHEVELEEDKDEVEKETIDAETKEVKKSDGKLIMAEEIEEGRVSWQSMQLFFNSLGGNHPILFLGIWALGFLCMHCGDMFGVWFLGYWGSQYEGHHPEDVAVSYYLSMYSFILFASVSVYAAVMVLYNYGAMRASRKINGMLVDSVLGSTLRWLDETPASRIITRCTQDISSVDGDLQAFFGAVVELATCMVVRLAGPVIMTPIILGPGILIAVIGIYIGNIYLKAQISVKRETSNARAPVLAHFGAAIAGLTSIRAYGAQTSFKAESLKRIDHYTKVARTSFNLNRWVSVRIDLLGASFTAGLASYLLLNRTLSAANIGFSLKMSLDFCSFILWLVRCYNEFEVQANSLERIQAYINIEHEPKATEAGKPPASWPSSGDLRVEGLSARYSATGPKSSLTLSLLRCIPTEGTVYYDGLATDQINLDELRSKITIIPQMPELLSGTLRRNLDPFDQNDDATLNNALRASGLFTLQSETDEARLTLDSEIASGGGNLSVGQRQIIALARAIVRNSKLLILDEDHKTDSIIQSSLRNELSSDVTVLTVAHRLQTIMDADKIMVLDSGRIVEFDSPQTLLKMKGGYFKSLVDGSGDKQTLYAMMDAKASGSA, encoded by the exons ATGGTACGGGCCATTTTACAAGGATCCGTTGAACTTGAACCACCATCTGTCCAGCATTTCTTGTGGCAGTCCGAGTCTGACGCCATGCCAGCGACATCGACATTCCTAAACCAAGTCGATACGAGTTGGGTCCACGAGTTGACATCTGGGAGGCTTATGCAGCTACGCCTCGAAGAGGACAC ATGGAACAACACACTTTACATTCCTGTATTGGCCACCGGAATATCGGCGACTATCATCCTGCTACAAGCTGCATTGAGACTATTGTTCAAAGGTGACGAGGTCAGTTCAAAAACCGCCGGCGACGAAACCATCTTTCCGCCAGACATTAGCGGCAGACTGGCCCGATACATCAAGTCTTTAGGAGGCCCTGTTGTCTGCTCGTTCAAAGTGGCGCGCTTATTAGGATGCCTTGCACTTTTTGCGTTTTCTTTGGTCACATTGATcatagaaaaggagggtCGCTGTAACTTTCCTGGAATTGCCGTAGCGGTTACATCG TGGTATACTTCTCTTTTAGCAGCCGCTTCCCTAGTGCCGAATTCCTGGAGTAAACACTTCACACGACATAACATATGTGTCCTTCTAACTTTGGTTGGCGTTTACGGGTATCGGGACATATGGCCTTTGGCCACATACACTGACGTACCCATGGATGCGGCCGAAGGGTGGCTTTTATGGGCTAAGATTGTAATCTCAACGATCACGGCCATCCTTATACCCTTGTTTATTCCAACGGAATATGTACCGATCGATCCCAAA AATCCGATGCAAGTCCCAAATCCAGAACAAACGGCATCGTTATTCTCTTTCTTAGTGTATGAATTTTTGACGCCCATCATCATGGAAGCCTCAAGGGTGTCCCATCTTTCACACACACAATTGCCCGCATTGGCCGATTACGATTATTCAAGCCATTTGACTGAAAAGGCATTCCCC CACCTTGATCCATTCCGTGGGGCGAAACGACATCTCGGCATCGGATTGATACAAGTATACT CATGGGAATTCTCTGCCATGGCCATCTCAATTGTGATCCAAGTTTTGGCAGGATTCCTATCCCCGCTTGCTCTTAATAGGATATTGGT AACTCTCGAAACAGGTGGCGATGACAATTACATCCGGCCATGGTTATGGGTTGCCTGCTTGTTCCTCGGCCCATTCATAGTTTCCATTTGTTTCCAAGCCTACGTCTTTTACGGGACACAGACGCTTGCCCGAACTAGAGCAGTGTTAACCGAATTGGTCTTCGAGCACAGTCTTCGCATTCGCTTCAAAGCCGAGACGTCTGGCGATGGCGAAAAGGAATCTGCTAGTGCAATAGCCACTCCTCGTCCAGAATCGATTGTGTCAGAATCAGGCGAGGGCTCTAGCAACGGAGACAGCAACGAAACGCAATCAGTACAAACGGCAACGGAGTCATCCACCGCAAAAGGGAAGGCAAAGGACACATCCCAGGCTAATGCACCAACGgcagcacctgcacctgaagcaaagaaaaaggacaaTCTCGTCGGCAAGATAAACACTCTGGTTACTGTCGACGTTGACAATATCATCAATGCCAAAGACTTTCTGATGATCT TTCTTCAAGTTCCTCTGGAACTCATATTAGCCCTCGCCTTCTTGTATATAGTGCTCGGCTGGAG TGCATTTGTCGGTTTCGCTAGTATCGTCGCACTGTTACCCGTGCCAGGTTATCTTGCTGCTAAGATCCAGACCATCCAAAAGACAAAACTGGATATG ACCGATGCAAGGGTTGAAACAGTAACAGAAA CCGTCGGTGTCCTGCGCATGATCAAACTGTTCGGCTGGGAGAAAAGAATGAGCCAGATTGTTGCTGAAAAGCGAGATGAAGAACTTAGGTGGTTGTGGAATGAAAAG ATGATTGGACTATTGAACGATATAATAAA TTTCGCCATTCCAACAGTAACGATGGTTATCACTTATGCTGCCTACACCACTATCATGGGAAAAAGTTTAAATG CTTCAAAAATCTTTTCTTCAATGGTTGTGTTCGATATCATTCGCAACCTTCTCCATAGATCTTCGTATATGTTTACCCAAACGCTAAAAG GCAAAGTGTCTCTAGATCGCATTGGAAATTTCCTCAGAGAAACGGAGTTATTAGAcgactttgaagaggagaagACCCAGAGCATCGTCCCCCCTTCCCAACACGACGAAAATTTGATCGGATTTAAAAATGCGACATTTGCATGGTcaaaggaggaagaaaatggGACGCAAACACCTTCAGCTAGGTCTTTCCGCCTCCGAATCGAAGGTGATCTTTTATTCAAACGTGGATGTATCAATCTTATTGTCGGGCCTAC CGGGTCTGGAAAAACCTCCGTCCTTATGGCGTTACTTG GGGAGATGCATTTCATTCCATCGGCAGTCGATTCATGGTACAATTTACCACGTGGAGGAGGAATCGCATATGCAGCGCAACAATCTTGGGTACAGAATGAGACAATCAGAGATAATATTTTGTTTGGGTCCCCGTATGATGAACAACGTTATAACAAAG TCATCCAGCAATGCGCTCTGAAGCGCGACTTGGAGCTCTTCGAAGCTGGAGATCAAACAGAAGTTGGCGAAAAAGGGCTAACGTTGAG TGGAGGACAAAAGGCCAGAGTCACGCTGGCTCGAGCAATCTACTCCTCTGCTGAGATTATATTGCTTGACGATATCTTGGCTGCTCTGGACGTTCATAC CTCCAAATCTATCGTTGAGGACTGCCTCAAGGGTGATTTGATTCGTGGAAGAACGGTGTTATTAGTG ACTCATAATGTTGCACTGACAAGCCCCGTCGCAGACAACATCATTACTGTTGGCCTCGATGGGTATGCACGTGCAGTCGGTAATGATATCTCTATTGCTCTAGCTGTCGATCCCACCCTGGCACATGAGGTAGAACTCGAGGAAGACAAGGACGAAGTTGAAAAAGAAACCATTGACGCTGAGACGAAAGAAGTTAAAAAATCAGATGGCAAACTTATTATGGCAGAAGAAATTGAGGAAGGTCGTGTAAGTTGGCAGTCCATGCAGCTGTTCTTTAACAGTCTTGGCGGGAATCATCCCATCCTCTTCCTTGGGATATGGGCTCTAGGATTTTTATGCATGCATTGTGGGGATATGTTCGGCGTTTGGTTCTTGGGGTACTGGGGATCCCAGTACGAGGGACATCACCCAGAAGATGTCGCCGTGTCATA CTACCTTTCCATGTattctttcattcttttcgCTTCTGTCAGTGTCTATGCCGCTGTTATGGTCCTATACAACTATGGTGCCATGAGAGCCTCAAGAAAGATAAATGGCATGCTTGTAGACTCTGTTCTTGGTTCGACTCTTCG CTGGTTGGATGAAACCCCTGCTTCTCGCATAATCACTCGCTGTACCCAGGATATTTCCTCTGTCGACGGCGACCTTCAAGCTTTCTTTGGTGCTGTGGTCGAATTGGCGACTTGCATGGTTGTTCGTCTTGCGGGTCCTGTCATCATGACCCCAATCATCCTTGGACCAGGTATTCTCATTGCTGTGATTGGAATATACATCGGGAACATCTACCTCAAAGCCCAAATATCTGTCAAACGTGAAACAAG TAACGCACGGGCGCCTGTTTTGGCTCACTTCGGAGCCGCTATCGCCGGCTTAA CATCTATACGTGCATATGGCGCACAAACCTCATTTAAGGCAGAATCATTGAAGCGTATCGATCACTACACCAAAGTTGCGAGAACATCTTTCAACTTAAATCGTTGGGTTTCCGTCAGAATCGATTTACTTGGAGCCTCATTTACTGCCGGATTGGCGTCGTATCTTCTCCTAAACCGGACACTCAGCGCAGCCAATATAGGATTTTCGCTCAAGATGTCTTTGGACTTTTGTTCCTTTATCCTATGGCTCGTCAGATGCTATAACGAATTTGAAGTTCAGGCAAACAG TTTGGAGAGAATCCAGGCGTACATCAACATTGAACATGAACCAAAAGCGACCGAAGCTGGTAAACCTCCAGCATCTTGGCCTTCCAGTGGAGACCTGCGCGTCGAGGGCCTCTCAGCAAGATACTCTGCA ACTGGACCAAAG AGCTCCTTAACCCTCTCGCTATTACGTTGCATTCCTACGGAAGGTACAGTATACTACGACGGCCTTGCTACAGATCAAATCAACCTCGATGAGCTGCGCTCAAAAATCACCATCATCCCTCAAATG CCCGAGCTGCTTAGTG GAACATTGCGTCGAAATCTGGACCCCTTTGATCAAAATGATGATGCTACTCTCAACAATGCCCTTCGAGCTTCAGGACTTTTTACACTTCAGTCGGAGACCGATGAGGCGCGACTCACCCTAGACAGCGAAATAgctagtggtggtggtaatcTTTCTGTTGGTCAACGCCAAATCATTGCCTTGGCGAGAGCTATCGTTCGGAATAGCAAGCTGCTGATTCTAGATGAAG ACCATAAAACCGACTCAATTATCCAGTCATCACTGCGCAATGAACTTAGCTCTGATGTCACTGTCCTAACAGTTGCTCACCGTCTGCAGACAATCATGGATGCCGATAAGATT ATGGTTTTGGACAGTGGGCGAATT GTCGAATTTGATTCCCCGCAAACACTCCTCAAAATGAAAGGAGGGTATTTCAAGTCCCTTGTTGATGGTAGTGGAGACAAGCAGACGCTTTACGCAATGATGGATGCGAAAGCCAGTGGGTCTGCCTAA
- a CDS encoding Extracellular metalloprotease (Extracellular metalloprotease SMAC_06893), whose product MRFFFLSLLLASAVRAGLAQNYTNYNPCGTIVTETDISNAEVALSRLNKFPRQSTDTEYTFDVHFHIIAANMTERGGWVPQKQIDNQMTFLNDRYEGTGIRFQMVGVTRVLNRHWFETVDIGLEETAHMHRVFRRGRSTVLNVYTVGFYGAGLNGYATLPVNYRFYPKEDGVVLLYATLPGGASRERQGGTLVHEVGHWLGLRHTFQGGCTGDGDGVDDTPAQAEPHFGCPRGVDSCPGGGEDPIHNYMGYTSEACRTEFTAGQISLMHKAIEVWRRDPSI is encoded by the exons AtgagatttttttttctttcactgcTGCTGGCATCAGCTGTTCGAGCGGGATTGGCACAAAACTACAC TAACTATAATCCATGTGGCACGATAGTAACGGAAACCGACATATCTAACGCGGAAGTGGCACTGTCGAGGCTGAACAAATTTCCACGCCAAAGTACAGATACAGAGTACACCTTTGATGTCCATTTTCATATCATTGCAGCAAACATGACAGAAAGAGGCGGTTGGGTACC ACAAAAACAAATTGACAATCAAATGACGTTTCTCAACGATCGCTATGAGGGAACTGGAATCCGTTTTCAGATGGTCGGTGTTACTCGTGTATTGAACCGGCATTGGTTTGAGACCGTCGACATTGGTCT AGAAGAAACTGCTCATATGCATAGGGTATTTCGTCGAGGACGTTCAACAGTTCTTAATGTGTACACAGTCGG ATTCTATGGCGCTGGATTGAATGGATACGCGACACTACCGGTAAACTATCGCTTTTATCCAAAGGAGGACGGCGTTGTGCTCCTCTATGCTACCCTTCCAGGCGGCGCTAGCCGTGAACGACAGGGAGGAACTCTTGTGCATGAAGTTGGACATTGGCTTGGCCTCAGACACACCTTCCAG GGCGGTTGCACAGGAGACGGGGATGGAGTAGACGATACACCGGCACAAGCAGAGCCGCATTTCGGATGCCCACGAGGCGTGGATTCGTGCCCTGGAGGTGGCGAGGATCCCATAC ATAATTATATGGGTTACACCAGTGAAGCATGCCGTACGGAGTTCACGGCGGGACAGATATCTTTGATGCACAAAGCTATTGAGGTCTGGCGCAGAGACCCATCTATATGA
- a CDS encoding putative guanosine-diphosphatase encodes MLSPRSSNYERLEGGHGPSRTGSPKRFAWKKFAIAAAVLIGIVYLFGPRETKNLPWKSKTTPTDSSTYPYEDDVKADPEPIAVPPKIIEKPKPTELVHPTSFETDHDPARTTHCTSPHSPNDPIVQYALMIDAGSTGSRIHVYKFNNCGPSPEYEYETFKMTQPGLSSYKDDPEEAARSLDVLLDEALRVVPLSLRKCTPVAVKATAGLRLLPGSKSADILHAIEKRLRAQYPFQLAAKDGVVIMDGKDEGVYAWITANYLLGTIKADAPKDMTTHAVLDLGGASTQIVFEPVFTSPDKRLEEGEHKYELKFGGRTHTLYQHSYLGYGLMRARMHVHSLVNFMASIRTPSEKEKKEKIIGNPCLGRGTRRVVEVTDEVTQVTKNVTMDGEEIGSFEACDRIVQLVLAKDSICEMKPCSFNGVYQPSLLDSFPHGKVLLLSYFYDRLSPLIPSGTPLTVSTIASTARDVCLGPTKWRSLPWGKDKELMEELEGRPEWCLDLTFMHALLQLGYEFADKRPVDIGKQIRGTELGWCLGATIEMVGGELTCRD; translated from the exons ATGCTTTCGCCTAGGAGCAGTAACTACGAGCGCTTGGAGGGTGGGCATGGCCCCTCGAGGACGGGGTCACCCAAGAGATTTGCATGGAAGAAATTTGCCATCGCTGCAGCTGTGCTCATAGGCATAGTATACCTGTTTGGGCCTCGGGAGACGAAGAATCTACCCTGGAAGTCAAAAACGACGCCGACAG ATTCATCCACGTATCCATACGAGGACGATGTGAAAGCAGACCCGGAGCCAATCGCAGTGCCACCAAAGATCATTGAAAAGCCCAAACCGACCGAACTCGTGCACCCAACGAGCTTCGAGACAGACCATGACCCTGCGCGGACGACACATTGCACATCGCCGCACTCGCCAAACGACCCCATCGTGCAGTACGCTCTCATGATCGACGCCGGGTCCACAGGCTCGCGCATCCACGTCTACAAATTCAACAACTGCGGGCCATCTCCTGAATACGAGTACGAGACGTTCAAGATGACTCAACCTGGGCTGTCGAGCTACAAAGATGACCCGGAGGAGGCCGCTCGCAGCCTCGATGTGCTGCTCGACGAGGCGCTGAGAGTCGTCCCACTCTCGTTGCGCAAGTGCACCCCTGTAGCGGTGAAAGCGACGGCAGGTCTTCGTCTGCTTCCTGGATCGAAGAGCGCGGATATCCTACATGCCATTGAGAAGCGACTGCGTGCCCAATACCCGTTTCAGTTGGCCGCGAAGGATGGTGTGGTTATCATGGATGGCAAAGATGAGGGCGTGTACGCATGGATCACTGCAAACTACCTGCTCGGGACGATTAAGGCGGATGCTCCGAAGGACATGACAACGCACGCGGTGCTCGACCTCGGCGGTGCGTCGACGCAGATCGTATTCGAGCCTGTTTTTACGTCGCCGGACAAGCGTCTTGAAGAGGGCGAGCATAAATACGAACTCAAATTTGGTGGCAGGACGCACACTCTGTACCAGCATTCCTACCTCGGCTATGGTCTCATGCGTGCAAGGATGCATGTGCACAGTCTTGTTAACTTTATGGCGTCGATCAGAACGCCGTcggaaaaggagaagaaggagaaaatcaTTGGCAACCCGTGTCTGGGCCGTGGAACGAGGCGTGTGGTGGAAGTGACAGATGAAGTGACCCAGGTAACGAAGAACGTTACCATGGATGGCGAGGAAATCGGTTCCTTTGAAGCCTGCGACCGGATCGTACAACTTGTTCTTGCCAAAGACTC GATCTGCGAAATGAAACCATGTTCATTTAACGGCGTATATCAGCCATCGTTGCTTGACTCTTTCCCTCACGGCAaagtcctcctcctctcctaCTTCTATGACCGCCTTTCTCCTCTCATCCCATCCGGCACTCCACTAACTGTATCTACCATCGCATCGACCGCTCGTGACGTGTGCCTTGGCCCGACGAAATGGCGCTCGCTGCCCTGGGGCAAAGACAAGGAGCTAATGGAGGAGCTTGAGGGCCGCCCAGAGTGGTGCTTGGATTTGACGTTCATGCACGCGCTGCTTCAGCTCGGGTACGAGTTTGCAGACAAGCGGCCTGTCGATATTGGCAAACAAATTAGAGGCACCGAGTTAGGATGGTGTTTGGGCGCGACGATTGAAATGGTTGGAGGAGAGCTTACGTGCAGGGATTAA
- a CDS encoding Fasciclin-like arabinogalactan protein (Fasciclin-like arabinogalactan protein ARB_02922), producing MHISLAVPILLGVSVSAQSIIDAVGGQAQLSMLALLLNAQPGLVSTLSSAQNITLLAPHNDAFNQFLSTPGGMQASAQLDVVAALLEYHVINGAFHSSSFTSTPVFPNTFLTNTTYTGVTGGQVVEVVAQNGAVNVFSGLKSKSTVTTPDLQFNGGFIHVIDTVLTIPPNISTTAMASNLSQLASAVTSAGLLSAVDSTPNITVFAPTDAAFAAIADTVKGLTTNQLASILEYHVVPALGYSSALKTGNLPTLEGQQVNVVVDGGSVKVNNANVVMADVIVGNGVVHVIDTVLSLPGGNNTGSSTGPTIGSNGSSPSMAGPSSGTNSSPNSSANATMGSAGFVDFKFTVVQNPPSNKDKLLKLSYAAATQFS from the exons ATGCACATTAGTTTAGCTGTTCCTATTCTTCTTGGcgtctctgtctctgccCAAAGCATCATCGATGCTGTGGGTGGGCAGGCACAGCTTAGCATGCtggctcttcttctcaatgCTCAGCCAGGTTTGGTCAGCACACTGAGCAGCGCTCAGAACATCACTTTGCTTGCTCCTCACAACGATGCTTTTAATCAGTTCCTCAGCACCCCTGGTGGAATGCAAGCATCAGCGCAGCTAGATGTCGTGGCTGCTTTGTTGGAATACCATGTTATAAACGGGGCGTTCCATTCGTCGTCTTTCACTTCGACACCGGTCTTTCCGAACACTTTTTTGACCAATACAACATACACGGGTGTTACTGGTGGCCAGGTCGTCGAGGTTGTCGCACAGAATGGAGCAGTCAATGTTTTCAGCGGGCTGAaaagtaaatccaccgtcACTACTCCT GACTTGCAGTTCAACGGAGGTTTTATCCATGTAATTGATACGGTTCTGACAATCCCTCCAAATATCTCCACTACGGCTATGGCCAGTAACCTTTCACAGCTTGCATCTGCTGTAACTTCGGCAGGATTGCTCTCAGCTGTTGATAGCACTCCCAACATAACTGTATTTGCACCTACCGACGCGGCCTTTGCGGCTATCGCTGATACTGTTAAAGGCCTAACCACCAATCAACTTGCGTCAATCCTGGAATACCACGTGGTTCCAGCACTGGGATATAGCAGCGCTCTTAAAACCGGGAATTTGCCAACGTTGGAGGGCCAACAAGTGAATGTTGTGGTTGATGGGGGTTCTGTCAAGGTGAACAATGCCAACGTCGTCATGGCAGATGTTATCGTAGGGAACGGGGTCGTCCACGTCATTGATAC CGTATTATCACTCCCTGGAGGAAATAACACAGGATCCTCCACCGGACCAACAATTGGGTCCAATGGATCATCGCCTTCCATGGCAGGACCGAGTTCAGGCACGAACAGCTCTCCAAATTCCTCGGCCAACGCAACCATGGGATCAGCAGGGTTTGTTGACTTCAAG TTTACGGTAGTCCAGAATCCACCGTCCAACAAGGACAAGCTTTTAAAGCTGAGTTATGCGGCGGCAACTCAATTCAGCTAA
- a CDS encoding Short chain dehydrogenase AgnL6 — translation MPGTVANFFNAVRPNSSNNRLGVPSKMNKQFSSSSMFLATTSLHGKVAVVTGSSRSIGASIAKCLGDHGANVVVNYVKDAAAADEVVQAIRSQGKGGAIAVKADTSTLEGGQFLLDEAVKTFGKVDILVLNAGVMGSKTLSEIDEAFFDSHFDINVKAPLFMAKAAASILPTPGGRIIFFSSSLTAASTVTPNALCYLASKGAIEQISRVLAKDLGSRGITVNTVSPGPVDTPMFREGKPQSVLDSIAKQNPLRRLGEPDDIAPIVGFLASQAAQWVNGQNIRVNGRLRVIVFQYCAMATKTRIQSNLRVQVPKVEQPEEIWWDGTSSTSGES, via the exons ATGCCCGGAACTGTCGCAAATTTCTTCAATGCAGTACGGCCAAATTCGAGCAACAATCGCCTCGGTGTTCCATCGAAAATGAACAAGcaattctcctcctcttcaatgTTCCTTGCAACAACGTCTCTCCACG GCAAAGTTGCTGTTGTAACGGGGTCATCACGATCGATAGGCGCCTCAATTGCGAAATGCTTAGGCGACCACGGAGCCAATGTCGTCGTCAACTATGTCAAGGATGCAGCAGCGGCCGACGAAGTCGTACAAGCCATCCGCTCACAGGGTAAGGGCGGTGCCATCGCTGTCAAGGCAGACACATCGACCTTGGAAGGGGGGCAATTCCTGCTTGACGAGGCGGTGAAGACGTTCGGAAAAGTCGACATTTTGGTGCTCAACGCAGGCGTCATGGGCAGCAAAACTCTGTCGGAGATCGATGAGGCGTTTTTTGACTCACACTTTGATATTAATGTCAAGGCCCCCCTCTTCATGGCCAAGGCAGCTGCTTCAATACTTCCCACGC CGGGTGGGCGCATcatatttttctcctctaGTTTGACTGCAGCATCCA CGGTCACTCCAAACGCACTGTGCTATCTAGCTTCAAAAGGAGCAATTGAGCAAATATCTCGTGTGTTGGCCAAAGACCTTGGAAGTCGTGGTATCACGGTAAATACTGTCTCTCCCGGGCCTGTAGATACACCTATGTTTCGAGAGGGTAAACCCCAAAGCGTACTGGACTCCATCGCGAAACAAAATCCATTACGCAGGTTAGGAGAGCCTGATGATATTGCGCCGATCGTAGGATTTCTAGCTAGCCAAGCCGCCCAGTGGGTAAACGGACAGAACATCAGAGTTAACGGG CGCCTCAGGGTTATTGTCTTCCAATACTGTGCAATGGCCACCAAGACAAGAATCCAATCGAACTTGCGCGTTCAAGTGCCCAAAGTGGAACAACCGGAGGAAATCTGGTGGGATGGGACCTCATCGACCTCCGGTGAGTCTTAA
- a CDS encoding Glutathione S-transferase-like protein ustS, whose protein sequence is MAIVLYDLASTSPGYSMSTNTWKIRYCLNYKGIPFSTEWVEFPDISGLYERLGVTPTLKRSDGTPLCTVPMIYDSTTKKYVSDSIRIAEYLESQYPQTPSVFPSNTGGLIQAFAEATRSYLTLPARELLIWTIFVKLNPPSAAYFRNQTEVAIGKTMEELVPAADMKDKMKSLEEVLAKIDGLYSKNGGKGPYIMGESVWWSGKCEMDGDNVLA, encoded by the exons ATGGCTATTGTTCTCTATGATCTTGCATCGACTTCTCCTGGTTACTCCATGTCCACCAATACATGGAAAATCAG ATATTGTTTGAACTACAAAGGGATTCCCTTCTCCACAGAATGGGTTGAATTCCCTGATATTTCAGGTCTATATGAGAGACTTGGAGTAACCCCTACATTGAAACGATCAGATGGCACACCACTTTGCACAGTGCCTATGATTTACGACTCCACAACAAAGAAATACGTATCTGACTCGATCCGAATCGCGGAATATCTGGAGTCGCAATACCCTCAAACGCCATCTGTATTCCCAAGCAATACAGGCGGTCTCATCCAAGCATTTGCGGAGGCTACAAGATCGTACCTGACACTACCAGCCAGAGAACTTTTGATTTGGACTATCTTTGTCAAATTGAATCCTCCCAGTGCGGCATACTTTCGCAACCAAACTGAAGTCGCTATTGGAAAGACGATGGAAGAGTTGGTCCCTGCAGCTGATATGAAAGACAAGATGAAATCGTTGGAGGAGGTTCTTGCAAAAATTGATGGGCTATACTCAAAAAATGGAGGGAAAGGCCCGTACATCATGGGGGAG AGTGTCTGGTGGAGTGGAAAGTGTGAGATGGATGGAGATAATGTCCTGGCATAA